Proteins found in one Campylobacter canadensis genomic segment:
- a CDS encoding LTA synthase family protein gives MLAIIFINLYFVFCFFIFRILALKNLVNLNDILFYKYDLFMFFKHSLLYDFRAVFISFAPLIIFKYLRYFSDKFFRILSLFYTFIISFLLSIFAVLGYYYYEAYKSKVDIFIFNAINDDKAALFEIIINNYPFFTMLFLTFANAVFITYFFYKINTLRLFKINKKFIIFILNLLFLFVYFLACRGSINTFPLKEADLNFSKFSAFNNLSANPALAFTWAYKHYKNQSKFYNINFEDLNKEYKNIFDEDIIKSTKKDEFLEQNKAHVVFNLMESFGINMLSLHDDKHDLLGSLKEHFKQDFVFTRFLSSHNGTAPSFSGLYLLSPYSNLFFSSKKSKKLSYTVFDVYKKAGYKIIFITSANSAWQNLSEYLKVQGVDELYDMSDFLLKYPKAKESLNAYGVADEFMYKQAYELLSKAKEPLFIAMLSISNHPSFKIPTDFKENIKYDEILNKLNSKDDKEYLKNSLKAYAYSNDAFGKFISKIKSSPLADNTIIAASGDHKNRDMDAAENDFLANDYAVPFYIYIPKKYQKDIYYDKQRAGSHKDIFPTLYELSLSDAKYLNIGGKNMLSKVKNQKLEFGINELFYIDNNVSFNNVASFKLDKCVGGGKIEFLLCTKNTKDSYYDEKIKQFSTLYKKIYFDEINYRLMD, from the coding sequence ATGTTAGCTATAATTTTTATAAATTTATATTTTGTTTTTTGTTTTTTCATTTTTAGAATACTTGCTTTAAAAAATCTTGTAAATTTAAATGATATACTTTTTTATAAATATGATTTGTTTATGTTTTTTAAGCATTCTTTATTGTACGATTTTAGAGCAGTTTTTATTTCTTTTGCACCTTTAATTATATTTAAATATTTAAGATATTTTTCTGATAAGTTTTTTAGAATTTTAAGCTTATTTTATACTTTTATAATTTCATTTTTACTATCAATTTTTGCAGTACTTGGATATTATTATTATGAAGCTTACAAGAGCAAGGTTGATATTTTTATTTTCAATGCAATCAATGATGATAAGGCAGCTTTATTTGAAATTATTATTAATAATTATCCTTTTTTTACTATGTTATTTTTAACTTTTGCAAATGCTGTTTTTATTACATACTTTTTTTATAAAATTAATACATTAAGATTGTTTAAAATAAACAAAAAATTCATTATTTTTATTTTGAATTTATTATTTTTATTTGTTTATTTTTTAGCTTGTCGTGGTTCTATAAATACTTTTCCGCTAAAGGAAGCTGATTTAAATTTTTCTAAGTTTAGTGCATTTAATAACCTTAGCGCTAATCCTGCATTAGCTTTTACTTGGGCATATAAGCATTACAAAAATCAAAGTAAGTTTTATAATATTAATTTTGAAGATTTAAATAAAGAATATAAAAATATCTTTGATGAAGATATTATAAAAAGCACTAAAAAAGATGAGTTTTTAGAGCAAAATAAAGCACATGTTGTTTTTAATTTAATGGAAAGCTTTGGTATAAATATGCTTAGTTTGCACGATGATAAGCACGATTTATTAGGCTCTTTAAAAGAACATTTTAAACAAGATTTTGTTTTTACAAGATTTTTATCTTCGCATAATGGCACAGCACCATCATTTAGTGGTTTGTATTTGCTTAGCCCTTATTCTAATTTATTTTTCTCTAGCAAAAAAAGCAAAAAACTTAGTTATACGGTTTTTGATGTTTATAAAAAAGCAGGTTATAAAATTATTTTTATAACTAGTGCAAATTCCGCTTGGCAAAATTTAAGTGAATATTTAAAAGTTCAAGGCGTTGATGAACTTTATGATATGAGTGATTTTTTACTAAAATATCCTAAAGCAAAAGAGAGTTTAAATGCTTATGGAGTTGCTGATGAGTTTATGTATAAACAAGCTTATGAACTTTTAAGCAAGGCTAAAGAACCATTGTTTATTGCTATGCTTAGCATATCTAATCATCCTTCATTTAAAATTCCTACAGATTTTAAAGAAAATATAAAATATGATGAGATTTTAAATAAACTAAACTCAAAAGATGATAAAGAATATTTAAAAAATTCTTTAAAAGCTTATGCTTATTCAAATGATGCTTTTGGGAAGTTTATAAGTAAAATTAAATCTAGTCCTTTAGCTGATAACACCATTATAGCAGCAAGCGGAGACCATAAAAATAGAGATATGGATGCAGCAGAAAATGATTTTTTAGCAAATGATTATGCAGTTCCTTTTTATATTTATATACCTAAAAAATATCAAAAAGATATTTATTACGATAAGCAAAGAGCTGGTTCTCATAAAGATATTTTTCCAACTTTGTATGAGCTTAGTTTAAGCGATGCAAAATATTTAAATATAGGCGGAAAAAATATGCTTTCAAAGGTAAAAAATCAAAAATTAGAATTTGGCATAAATGAGCTTTTTTATATAGATAATAATGTTTCTTTTAATAATGTAGCTAGTTTTAAGCTTGACAAGTGTGTGGGGGGGGGTAAAATAGAATTTTTACTTTGTACAAAAAATACAAAAGATTCTTATTATGATGAAAAAATAAAACAATTTAGCACTTTATACAAAAAAATATATTTTGATGAAATAAATTATCGGCTTATGGATTAA
- a CDS encoding lysophospholipid acyltransferase family protein has product MNILNKIITFFYALIIAISIAVVIILFYIFPQKNWQIRKTWAKFIRKICFYKIEIIGEFSEDTKMIILNHRSMLDIIALEDVYPKNLCWIAKKQIGDLFFYGQIIKKPKMISIDRANARDFVNVIKQAKERLEDNRVISIFPEGTRNDTYNLLRFKSGASKIAEKLNISFQPIVLIGAKEILDSKKIKISFFKTLKIIILPPTNDIEEAKEMMQKVLNDNTR; this is encoded by the coding sequence ATGAATATCTTAAATAAAATCATTACTTTTTTTTATGCTCTAATTATTGCTATTAGCATTGCTGTAGTAATTATTTTATTTTATATCTTCCCTCAAAAAAATTGGCAAATTAGAAAAACTTGGGCGAAATTTATAAGAAAAATTTGTTTTTACAAAATTGAAATTATAGGTGAATTTAGTGAAGATACTAAAATGATTATATTAAATCACCGCTCTATGCTTGATATTATTGCACTTGAAGATGTGTATCCTAAAAATTTATGTTGGATTGCTAAAAAACAAATTGGAGATTTATTTTTTTATGGGCAAATAATTAAAAAACCTAAAATGATTTCTATTGATAGAGCAAATGCAAGAGACTTTGTAAATGTTATAAAACAAGCTAAAGAAAGACTTGAAGATAACAGAGTTATTTCAATCTTTCCTGAAGGTACAAGAAACGATACTTATAATTTATTAAGATTTAAAAGTGGTGCAAGTAAAATTGCTGAAAAATTAAACATTTCTTTTCAGCCTATAGTTTTAATTGGAGCTAAAGAGATTTTAGATAGCAAAAAAATCAAAATATCTTTTTTTAAAACATTAAAAATAATAATTTTACCGCCTACCAATGATATTGAAGAAGCAAAAGAAATGATGCAAAAGGTGTTAAATGACAATACAAGGTAG
- a CDS encoding CynX/NimT family MFS transporter has protein sequence MKKKYFILSILCVIFISLNLRAPITTIGPIVNELIKEFNLTNTQIGILSSIPLFCFFIFSLIAPLFQAIKSIFIALFILALGLLLRIAYDVNTLMLGSVFIGIAIAILNVLMPSFIKSKFKDSTKIMPLYGLFLSISSLIGVFGYYLLTLIKVKGVLVFWIIFTIAAFIVFLPFIKNNRLKRKYDKKQNSNFLSIFKNKKAWIITLFMGLQSCVFYTVISFYPSILEYKLHSSQYATLLTLIFQFVALFSAYYVPLFANKSKNQSLFLSLVCFCNIIAFTLCLFSSNLFLLGLSAILFSIPVGGIFAVALSMIASKTKDVQSTIYLSSMAQSFGYLIAAIGPIIFGYLKDLSSNFNLSIIFMLIISTLLLIFSKLSSKISFI, from the coding sequence ATGAAAAAAAAGTATTTTATATTGAGTATTTTGTGTGTAATTTTTATATCACTAAATCTAAGAGCACCAATTACTACAATAGGTCCTATTGTTAATGAATTGATTAAAGAATTTAATCTTACAAATACTCAAATTGGGATTTTAAGCTCGATTCCTTTATTTTGTTTTTTTATTTTTTCTCTAATTGCACCTTTGTTTCAGGCTATAAAATCAATATTTATAGCTTTATTTATTCTTGCATTGGGCTTACTTTTAAGAATAGCTTATGATGTGAATACTCTTATGCTAGGCAGTGTTTTTATAGGTATTGCTATTGCAATTTTAAATGTTTTAATGCCATCTTTTATAAAAAGCAAATTTAAAGATAGCACTAAAATAATGCCGCTTTATGGATTATTTTTAAGTATTTCAAGTTTAATTGGGGTTTTTGGATACTATCTGCTTACATTAATAAAAGTAAAAGGTGTGCTTGTGTTTTGGATAATTTTTACCATTGCTGCTTTTATTGTGTTTTTACCTTTTATAAAAAATAATAGATTAAAAAGAAAGTATGATAAAAAGCAAAATTCTAATTTTCTTTCAATCTTTAAAAATAAAAAAGCTTGGATAATAACACTATTTATGGGTTTGCAAAGTTGCGTATTTTATACAGTTATTTCCTTTTATCCATCTATTTTAGAATATAAATTACATTCAAGCCAGTATGCAACTTTATTAACATTAATTTTTCAATTTGTTGCTTTATTTTCAGCTTATTATGTTCCTTTATTTGCAAACAAAAGCAAAAATCAATCTTTATTTTTAAGTCTTGTATGTTTTTGTAATATTATTGCTTTTACGCTTTGTCTTTTTAGTTCTAATTTATTTTTATTAGGATTAAGTGCTATTTTATTTTCTATTCCTGTTGGAGGAATTTTTGCTGTTGCTTTAAGTATGATAGCAAGCAAAACAAAAGATGTGCAAAGTACAATATATCTTAGTTCAATGGCACAAAGTTTTGGTTATTTAATAGCAGCTATTGGACCTATAATTTTTGGTTATTTAAAAGATTTAAGTTCTAATTTTAATCTTTCAATAATTTTTATGCTAATAATTTCTACACTATTATTAATTTTTTCTAAGCTTAGTTCAAAAATAAGCTTTATATAA
- a CDS encoding ATP-dependent Clp protease ATP-binding subunit, with the protein MNIQDKLTNQFSNTLNQAVSLAVFNKNSTLETMHILWAIASDSSSILVQIFNKLSINKEAILLHLKSRANNLVKSESANAANIKLSNECLTSIEKALGFALSKGDSFLAVDMWLLSECEKNGICNELKDFIDLLVLKSELLALRGDEKITQKEQDLKDNKELSEYCTNLVELAKAQKLDPITGRDEELNRLMQILIRKSKNNPILLGEPGVGKTAIVEALAQAIADNKVPSSLANKQIFMLDLARLVAGAQYRGDFEKRLTNIIKIVKENPNYIMFIDEIHTILGAGNSEGGMDAANILKPALSRGEFKTIGATTLKEYKKYFEKDAAMQRRFQPIIVDEPSVNNAISMMRGLKERLCAHHNINITDSALVAAVKLSDRYIQGRFLPDKAIDLIDEAAAELKMQIESEPNALRNIKNLITNLKVEKEALLMENNEKNKERLQEIDKELSNALEEEIKLKSKYDNEQKTFNEISKIMNEIANLKNEANIAKSKGDYQKAGEIEYGKIPQSEKALEKAKESWQELSSSGTLLKNEVDEEQIALILAKMTGIKVNKLLSAEKDKYLNLANNLKQSVVGQDEAIKALSSAICTNKAGLNDKNRPIGSFLFLGPTGVGKTQIAKELAKELFDDEKALIRFDMNEFAESYRVSNLIGSAVGYVGSDEGGQLTEAVKNRPYCVLLFDEIEKAHPDIFNIFLNMLDEGHLIDNKGFKVSFKNCIIIFTSNIGASKLSEISDYKERLKATNLELLKYFKPEFINRLDEVVNFNAINEEMAKEILEILLNKTKQKLKELTLKLELSEVAKNELLKIGFSKEYGARALKRIIYQEVECKLSEYILKGEYKDKAFVDFKNDEFIFTF; encoded by the coding sequence ATGAATATTCAAGATAAATTAACAAATCAATTTAGCAATACATTAAATCAAGCAGTTTCTTTAGCAGTTTTTAATAAAAATTCAACCTTAGAAACAATGCACATTTTATGGGCTATTGCTAGCGATTCAAGTTCAATTTTAGTACAAATTTTTAATAAACTTTCAATAAATAAAGAAGCGATTTTGCTACATTTAAAATCAAGAGCAAATAATCTTGTTAAAAGTGAAAGTGCAAATGCAGCAAATATAAAATTAAGCAACGAGTGTTTAACGAGTATTGAAAAGGCTTTAGGTTTTGCGCTTAGCAAAGGAGATAGCTTTTTAGCAGTTGATATGTGGCTTTTAAGCGAATGCGAAAAGAATGGAATTTGCAATGAATTAAAAGATTTTATAGATTTATTGGTTTTAAAAAGTGAACTTTTAGCTTTAAGAGGAGATGAAAAAATTACTCAAAAAGAACAAGATTTAAAAGATAATAAAGAGCTTAGTGAATATTGTACAAATTTAGTTGAACTTGCAAAAGCACAAAAGCTTGATCCAATTACAGGAAGAGATGAAGAATTAAATCGCTTAATGCAAATTCTAATTAGAAAAAGTAAAAATAACCCTATTTTGCTAGGCGAACCAGGTGTTGGAAAAACTGCTATAGTTGAAGCTCTTGCACAAGCAATTGCTGATAATAAAGTGCCATCTTCATTGGCAAATAAGCAAATTTTTATGCTTGATTTAGCAAGATTAGTTGCAGGAGCGCAGTATCGTGGTGATTTTGAAAAAAGACTTACAAATATAATAAAAATTGTAAAAGAAAATCCAAATTATATTATGTTTATTGATGAAATTCACACTATTTTAGGAGCTGGAAATAGTGAAGGCGGAATGGATGCAGCAAATATTTTAAAACCTGCTTTAAGCAGAGGTGAATTTAAAACAATAGGTGCTACAACCTTAAAAGAATATAAAAAATATTTTGAAAAAGATGCAGCTATGCAACGCCGCTTTCAACCTATTATAGTTGATGAACCTAGTGTAAATAATGCAATATCAATGATGAGAGGTTTAAAAGAAAGATTATGCGCACATCATAATATTAATATTACAGACAGTGCCTTAGTAGCAGCTGTTAAGCTAAGTGATAGATATATTCAAGGTAGATTTTTGCCAGATAAAGCAATAGATTTAATTGATGAAGCAGCAGCGGAACTTAAAATGCAAATTGAAAGTGAGCCAAATGCTTTAAGAAATATAAAAAATCTAATAACAAATTTAAAGGTAGAAAAAGAAGCGCTTTTAATGGAGAATAACGAAAAAAATAAAGAAAGATTGCAAGAAATTGATAAAGAATTAAGCAATGCTTTAGAAGAAGAAATTAAGTTAAAAAGCAAATACGATAATGAGCAAAAAACCTTTAATGAAATTTCTAAAATAATGAATGAGATTGCTAATTTAAAAAATGAAGCAAATATAGCAAAAAGCAAGGGAGATTATCAAAAAGCAGGGGAAATTGAGTATGGCAAAATTCCACAAAGCGAAAAAGCCTTAGAAAAAGCAAAAGAAAGTTGGCAAGAATTAAGCAGTAGTGGAACCTTACTTAAAAATGAAGTTGATGAAGAGCAAATCGCATTAATTCTTGCAAAAATGACAGGTATTAAAGTAAATAAATTACTAAGTGCTGAAAAAGATAAATATTTAAATCTTGCTAATAATTTAAAACAAAGTGTAGTTGGTCAAGATGAAGCTATTAAGGCGTTAAGTTCAGCAATTTGTACAAATAAAGCTGGTTTAAATGATAAAAATCGTCCTATTGGTAGCTTTTTATTTTTAGGTCCAACTGGGGTTGGAAAAACCCAAATAGCAAAAGAATTAGCAAAAGAACTATTTGATGATGAAAAAGCATTGATTAGATTTGATATGAATGAATTTGCAGAAAGTTATAGAGTATCAAATTTAATAGGTTCAGCGGTTGGCTATGTTGGCAGTGATGAAGGCGGGCAGCTTACTGAAGCTGTGAAAAATCGCCCTTATTGTGTTTTATTATTTGATGAAATTGAAAAAGCACATCCTGATATTTTTAATATATTTTTAAATATGCTTGATGAGGGGCATTTAATTGATAATAAAGGTTTTAAGGTTAGTTTTAAAAACTGTATTATTATTTTTACAAGTAATATTGGTGCAAGTAAATTAAGCGAAATTAGTGATTATAAAGAAAGATTAAAGGCGACTAATTTAGAATTATTAAAATACTTTAAGCCTGAATTTATAAATAGATTAGATGAAGTTGTTAATTTTAATGCAATTAATGAAGAGATGGCAAAAGAAATTTTAGAAATCTTGTTAAATAAAACAAAGCAAAAGCTAAAAGAACTTACTCTTAAATTAGAGCTTAGCGAGGTAGCAAAAAATGAATTACTAAAAATTGGTTTTTCTAAAGAATATGGGGCTAGGGCTTTAAAAAGAATTATTTATCAAGAAGTTGAATGTAAATTAAGTGAGTATATTTTAAAAGGCGAGTATAAAGATAAAGCCTTTGTTGATTTTAAAAACGATGAATTTATTTTTACTTTTTAG
- a CDS encoding S41 family peptidase has translation MKKIIASLLLANVLFAQNTNSAEEEKKALSKLIQTFRMIQANYVDEISINDLVDKSLEGLLSNLDAHSAFLNEKSFKSLQESTNGEFGGLGITLGLKDNALTIIAPIEGTPADLAGIKAGDVILKIEDESTLGMSLDDAVSKMRGKPKTKINITIYRAGEKKPIVFNITRDIIKVQSVYTKKIQDSNDLYIRISSFDKNVVSEVKKALKENPKASGIVLDLRNNPGGLLNQATDLLNLFIDKGVLVTQKGRDEKAKIDTLALKQAALNTKIPIAVLVNGGSASASEIVSGALQDTKRAVIVGEKTFGKGSVQMIKEINNKEALKLTIAKYYLPSGRTIQAVGITPDIEVFPGKVNTTSNEFSLKESELKKHLENELIKIDNKNVKKTDEKNTITLENINNDIQLKTAIDVLKVLKIKG, from the coding sequence GTGAAAAAAATAATCGCTTCTTTATTGCTTGCAAATGTGCTTTTTGCACAAAATACAAATAGTGCTGAAGAAGAAAAAAAAGCACTTTCAAAATTAATACAAACTTTTAGAATGATACAAGCAAATTATGTTGATGAAATTAGTATAAATGACTTAGTTGATAAATCTTTAGAAGGTTTATTAAGCAATCTTGATGCGCACTCAGCATTTTTAAATGAAAAATCTTTTAAATCTCTGCAAGAAAGCACAAATGGAGAATTTGGCGGACTAGGAATAACTCTTGGTTTAAAAGATAACGCTCTTACAATTATTGCTCCAATTGAAGGCACACCTGCTGATTTAGCTGGAATTAAAGCTGGTGATGTAATTTTAAAAATTGAAGATGAAAGCACTTTAGGAATGAGCTTAGATGATGCTGTTTCAAAAATGCGTGGAAAGCCAAAAACAAAAATAAATATTACAATTTATAGAGCAGGAGAAAAAAAACCTATTGTATTTAATATAACAAGAGATATAATAAAGGTTCAAAGTGTATATACTAAAAAAATACAAGATTCAAATGACTTATATATAAGAATTAGCTCTTTTGATAAAAATGTTGTTAGCGAAGTAAAAAAAGCTTTAAAAGAAAATCCTAAAGCTAGCGGCATTGTTTTAGATTTAAGAAATAATCCAGGAGGATTATTAAATCAAGCTACTGATTTATTAAATTTATTTATTGATAAAGGTGTTTTAGTAACACAAAAAGGAAGAGATGAAAAGGCAAAAATTGATACTTTAGCGTTAAAACAAGCTGCGTTAAATACTAAAATTCCTATTGCTGTATTGGTAAATGGCGGGAGTGCAAGTGCTAGTGAAATTGTAAGCGGAGCTTTACAAGATACAAAAAGAGCAGTTATTGTTGGAGAAAAAACCTTTGGTAAGGGTAGTGTTCAAATGATTAAAGAAATCAATAACAAAGAAGCACTAAAGCTAACAATAGCAAAATACTACCTACCAAGTGGGCGTACTATTCAGGCTGTTGGTATTACTCCTGATATTGAAGTTTTTCCTGGCAAGGTTAATACTACAAGCAATGAATTTAGCTTAAAAGAAAGTGAGCTTAAAAAACATTTAGAAAATGAGTTAATAAAAATAGATAATAAAAATGTTAAAAAAACTGATGAAAAAAATACAATTACACTTGAAAATATTAATAACGATATTCAGCTAAAAACCGCTATTGATGTGTTAAAAGTGCTGAAGATTAAAGGATAA
- a CDS encoding exo-alpha-sialidase, whose product MYFIITLFLINILFFFNNIKKDNFHFKINNNQIINQTTTQYNLYLNTPKQSKSVHSSTIVKIKNNIIVAYFAGSREGAQDVAIYANKIQNFSSSKAILLLDRYKLMQDSYEYIKKLGNPLFVKINNKVYLFVVGVSIGGWSTSKIYLYEIDENLKLKYKNKLILSPFANLSNLIRTKASIIQFTNKENGFILPIYHELAKKFPINLLFDENANLLDISLINNFYNLLQPALVAINDTNCLIAFRNSHNENNKLKLQKCDNSFNYKKIITTNLENNDDSLNLFEINNKIFLINNKGAENSREKLNLYELNDNEFKKISTIDYTLLEKGEVSYPSNYVDYDNEMVYISYTKDRKYIIFKAIPFSYFIKDK is encoded by the coding sequence ATGTATTTTATAATCACCTTGTTTTTAATAAATATTCTTTTTTTCTTTAACAATATAAAAAAAGATAACTTTCATTTTAAAATTAATAATAATCAAATCATCAATCAAACAACTACTCAATATAATTTATACTTAAATACACCAAAACAAAGCAAAAGCGTTCATTCTTCAACTATAGTAAAAATAAAAAATAATATTATTGTTGCTTATTTTGCAGGTAGTCGTGAAGGTGCTCAAGATGTAGCTATTTATGCTAACAAAATACAAAATTTTTCAAGTTCTAAAGCTATTTTATTACTAGATAGATACAAGCTTATGCAAGATAGTTATGAATATATTAAAAAATTAGGTAATCCACTTTTTGTAAAAATAAATAATAAAGTATATTTATTTGTAGTCGGAGTTAGCATTGGTGGCTGGTCTACTTCTAAAATTTATTTATATGAAATTGATGAGAATTTAAAGTTAAAATATAAAAATAAATTAATTTTATCTCCCTTTGCTAACCTATCAAACCTAATAAGAACTAAGGCTAGTATTATTCAATTTACTAACAAAGAAAATGGATTTATTTTGCCTATTTACCACGAGTTAGCTAAAAAATTTCCTATCAATTTACTTTTTGATGAAAATGCGAATTTGCTTGATATATCTTTAATTAATAATTTTTACAATCTACTTCAACCTGCCTTAGTTGCTATAAATGATACAAATTGTTTGATTGCATTTAGAAATTCTCACAATGAAAATAATAAATTAAAACTACAAAAATGTGATAATAGCTTTAACTATAAAAAAATCATTACTACAAACTTAGAAAATAATGATGATTCGCTAAATCTTTTTGAAATAAACAATAAAATCTTTTTAATTAATAATAAAGGTGCTGAAAATAGCAGAGAAAAATTAAATTTATACGAGTTAAATGATAATGAATTTAAAAAAATAAGCACAATAGATTACACATTGCTAGAAAAAGGAGAGGTTTCTTACCCTTCAAATTATGTAGATTATGATAATGAAATGGTGTATATTTCCTATACAAAAGATAGAAAATATATAATTTTTAAAGCAATACCATTTTCTTATTTTATCAAGGATAAATAA
- the rpmI gene encoding 50S ribosomal protein L35 — MPKMKSVKSAVKRFKVGKNKIKRGSAYRSHILTKKPSKRMRDLRTAKFVHATNESRVLKMLCMK; from the coding sequence ATGCCTAAAATGAAGAGCGTAAAAAGTGCTGTTAAGCGTTTTAAGGTTGGTAAAAACAAAATTAAGCGTGGTTCAGCATATAGAAGTCATATTTTGACTAAAAAGCCTAGTAAAAGAATGCGTGATTTAAGAACTGCTAAATTTGTTCATGCAACAAATGAAAGCCGTGTTTTAAAAATGCTTTGTATGAAATAA
- the rplT gene encoding 50S ribosomal protein L20, with protein MARVKTGFVRRRRHKKLLKLASGFYSGRRKHFRKAKEQLERSLVYAYRDRRRKKRDFRRLWIIRINAACRLNNISYSQFMNGLRKANIVLDRKILADMAMNDINSFNQVVNKAKDALK; from the coding sequence ATGGCAAGAGTAAAAACAGGTTTTGTTCGTCGTAGAAGACATAAAAAATTATTAAAATTAGCTAGTGGCTTTTATAGTGGTCGTAGAAAACACTTTAGAAAAGCAAAAGAACAATTAGAAAGAAGTTTGGTATATGCTTACCGTGATAGACGCCGCAAAAAAAGAGATTTTCGTCGTTTATGGATTATCAGAATTAACGCAGCTTGCCGTTTAAATAACATCAGTTATTCACAATTTATGAACGGATTGAGAAAAGCAAATATAGTTCTTGATAGAAAAATCTTAGCTGATATGGCTATGAATGATATTAATTCTTTCAACCAAGTTGTAAATAAAGCTAAAGACGCTCTAAAATAA